The following are from one region of the Anaeropeptidivorans aminofermentans genome:
- a CDS encoding phosphoribosylformylglycinamidine synthase, with protein MDKIRRIYIEKKSHANVLAESIFSDITNNLQIESLKGIRVFNCYDIKGVTDETFEKSLKIVFMEPPLDIYHKELSLSKEETAFCVQYLPGQYDQRADSAMLAIRAIGEPFEEPLVQSSKIYILKGSLSKDEVSRIKSYIINPVDSHEISLEKPLSLEPSVSIPEEVETLGGFIALSQDGLSALRKKLSLAMSLEDLKECHNYFKDIEKRDPTITEIRVLDTYWSDHCRHTTFLTKIESIEFEDGSLIKPIKEAYNDYIEIREELLKGRSDKYVCLMDLAQIGMRALKAKGFLADLDESEEINACSIKAKINVSGQEEDWLVMFKNETHNHPTEIEPFGGAATCLGGAIRDPLSGRSYVYQAMRVTGSGDPRTPVSETIEGKLSQRKITTGAAQGYSSYGNQIGLATGHVAEIYHEGYVAKRMEIGAVVGAAKAENVIRKRPEESDIVILLGGRTGRDGCGGATGSSKEHTEDSILTSGAEVQKGNAPTERKLQRLFRNPEASRLIKRCNDFGAGGVSVAIGELAEGLEIDLDKVPKKYEGLDGTELAISESQERMAVVIAKEDKEKFISLAEEENLEAVEVARVTGKRRLIMRWNDKNIVDISRDFLDTNGAEQRTNVTVTEPEKIKYAMPSGNNISEKWLNNLSDLNVCAQKGLVERFDSTIGSGTVLMPFGGKKQLTPAIAMAAKLPLTAGETNSATVMSYGFDPYVSEQSPFHGALYAVIDSVSKLVASGVEPKGIRLTFQEYFEKLRDEPERWGKPFSALLGAFKAQMGLKAPSIGGKDSMSGSFNDLDVPPTLVSFAIKVSDSEDIISPEFKQSGSNIAVIKTEFDAYGMPDFDKINALNELIHSLIVKKQILSAHNIGIGGIAGAISKMAFGNELGFEINCQEEMLFTPLYGGYIIETALSEEKLKELFNCFNFSIIGQTKSDSSFNVNGTMIDHNKALESWLMPLENVFETRYLNKTDKNIPELKLYEEKNKKKSAFSIAKPRVLIPVFSGTNCEYDTKKAFELAGANASTFIIKDLSKEALQESILSISREIRNSQIIAMPGGFSAGDEPEGSGKFIAAVFKSPEIKDAIHELLNERDGLIIGICNGFQALIKLGLLPYGEIREQDEDSPTLTFNEINRHISCIVKTKIISNKSPWLYNVNPGDIFSVAVSHGEGRFIAKENALKSLIENNQIATQYVDDCGKGSYDIKFNPNGSTMAIEGITSKDGRIFGKMGHTERIGKNVYKNVHGSYDMKVFQAGVNYFK; from the coding sequence ATGGATAAAATAAGGAGAATTTATATTGAGAAAAAATCTCATGCAAACGTTCTTGCTGAAAGCATATTTTCCGATATAACGAATAATCTGCAAATTGAAAGCCTTAAAGGAATTAGAGTTTTTAACTGCTATGACATAAAAGGCGTAACTGACGAAACCTTTGAGAAAAGCCTGAAAATTGTATTTATGGAGCCGCCTCTTGATATTTACCATAAGGAGCTTTCTCTTAGTAAGGAGGAAACGGCATTCTGCGTACAGTATCTTCCCGGGCAATACGATCAGAGGGCAGATTCTGCCATGCTTGCTATAAGGGCCATAGGGGAGCCTTTTGAAGAGCCTCTTGTACAGTCTTCTAAGATTTATATACTGAAAGGCTCTTTAAGTAAAGACGAAGTATCAAGGATAAAAAGCTACATCATAAACCCTGTGGATTCCCACGAAATATCTCTTGAAAAGCCTTTAAGCCTTGAACCTTCCGTATCCATTCCAGAAGAGGTCGAAACTTTAGGCGGTTTTATAGCCCTTTCACAAGACGGTCTTTCAGCTCTCAGAAAAAAGCTAAGTCTTGCCATGAGTCTTGAAGACCTCAAGGAATGTCACAATTATTTCAAAGACATTGAAAAAAGAGACCCTACCATTACGGAAATTCGGGTTCTTGATACCTATTGGTCAGATCATTGCAGGCACACCACCTTTTTGACGAAAATAGAAAGTATTGAGTTTGAAGACGGAAGCCTTATAAAGCCCATTAAAGAAGCTTATAATGACTATATTGAAATAAGAGAAGAACTCCTTAAGGGCAGAAGCGATAAATACGTATGCCTGATGGATTTGGCGCAGATTGGCATGAGAGCATTGAAAGCAAAAGGCTTTTTAGCAGATTTAGACGAATCGGAAGAAATAAATGCCTGTTCCATAAAGGCTAAAATAAACGTATCAGGGCAGGAAGAAGACTGGCTTGTTATGTTTAAGAATGAAACCCATAATCACCCCACTGAAATAGAGCCCTTCGGAGGCGCAGCAACATGCCTTGGCGGAGCCATAAGAGACCCTCTTTCCGGCAGAAGCTATGTTTATCAGGCCATGAGAGTAACCGGAAGCGGTGATCCCAGGACCCCTGTTTCCGAAACCATTGAAGGAAAGCTTTCCCAGAGAAAAATAACCACCGGAGCAGCTCAGGGCTATAGCTCCTACGGCAATCAGATTGGTCTTGCCACAGGTCATGTTGCGGAAATTTATCATGAAGGATATGTGGCAAAGCGCATGGAAATCGGTGCTGTAGTAGGTGCTGCAAAGGCTGAAAACGTCATCAGAAAACGCCCTGAGGAATCCGACATCGTTATTCTCCTCGGCGGAAGAACAGGAAGAGACGGCTGCGGCGGTGCAACAGGCTCTTCAAAAGAGCATACGGAAGATTCCATATTAACATCGGGAGCGGAAGTTCAAAAGGGAAATGCCCCTACGGAAAGAAAGCTTCAAAGGCTTTTCAGAAACCCAGAAGCTTCCCGTCTGATTAAAAGATGCAACGACTTTGGCGCAGGCGGCGTTTCAGTCGCCATAGGAGAGCTTGCGGAAGGCCTTGAAATAGACCTTGATAAAGTACCTAAGAAATATGAAGGCCTTGACGGAACAGAGCTTGCCATTTCCGAATCTCAGGAAAGAATGGCTGTTGTCATAGCCAAAGAAGATAAAGAAAAGTTTATTTCCCTCGCGGAAGAAGAAAACCTTGAGGCTGTTGAGGTTGCCAGAGTAACAGGCAAAAGGCGCCTAATAATGCGATGGAATGATAAAAATATCGTTGATATTTCAAGAGATTTTCTTGATACGAACGGCGCTGAGCAAAGAACCAACGTTACAGTTACAGAACCTGAAAAAATAAAATATGCGATGCCTTCGGGCAATAATATAAGTGAAAAGTGGCTTAATAATCTTTCAGACTTAAACGTATGTGCCCAAAAGGGCCTTGTGGAACGATTTGACTCAACCATAGGCTCTGGGACGGTACTTATGCCCTTCGGCGGAAAAAAACAGCTTACACCGGCTATTGCCATGGCGGCGAAGCTTCCCCTTACGGCAGGAGAAACAAATTCAGCCACAGTAATGAGCTATGGTTTTGACCCTTATGTTTCAGAGCAAAGCCCTTTCCACGGGGCATTATATGCCGTCATAGACTCCGTTTCAAAATTAGTTGCTTCGGGAGTAGAGCCGAAAGGTATCAGGCTTACATTTCAAGAGTATTTTGAAAAACTAAGAGATGAGCCTGAAAGATGGGGAAAACCTTTCAGCGCCCTTTTAGGAGCGTTTAAAGCTCAAATGGGCCTTAAAGCACCTTCTATAGGAGGAAAGGACAGTATGTCAGGCTCCTTTAACGATCTTGACGTACCGCCGACTTTAGTGTCTTTTGCTATAAAAGTTTCAGATTCGGAAGATATCATATCCCCTGAATTTAAACAATCAGGCTCTAATATCGCAGTAATTAAAACTGAATTTGATGCATACGGAATGCCTGATTTTGATAAAATAAATGCGCTTAATGAGCTTATTCACAGCCTTATAGTTAAAAAACAGATTCTATCTGCCCATAATATCGGTATCGGCGGAATTGCCGGAGCTATTTCAAAAATGGCCTTCGGAAATGAATTGGGTTTTGAAATAAATTGCCAAGAGGAAATGCTTTTTACCCCTCTTTACGGAGGGTATATCATAGAAACAGCCCTTTCGGAAGAAAAATTAAAAGAATTATTTAATTGCTTTAATTTTTCAATAATAGGACAAACTAAATCAGACAGCAGCTTCAATGTAAACGGAACTATGATAGACCATAATAAAGCACTTGAAAGCTGGCTTATGCCCCTTGAAAACGTATTTGAAACAAGGTATCTGAATAAAACGGATAAAAATATTCCAGAGCTTAAGCTTTACGAAGAAAAGAACAAGAAAAAATCCGCTTTTTCTATTGCAAAGCCGAGAGTGCTTATCCCCGTATTTTCAGGGACCAACTGCGAATACGATACAAAAAAGGCTTTTGAACTGGCAGGGGCAAATGCTTCTACCTTTATCATAAAGGATTTAAGCAAGGAAGCGCTTCAAGAAAGCATTTTATCCATTTCAAGAGAAATAAGAAACAGTCAGATTATCGCGATGCCCGGCGGCTTTAGCGCCGGAGACGAGCCGGAAGGCAGCGGAAAGTTTATCGCGGCAGTATTTAAAAGCCCTGAGATAAAGGATGCAATCCACGAGCTTTTAAACGAAAGGGACGGCCTTATTATAGGCATATGCAATGGGTTTCAGGCACTCATTAAGCTTGGGCTTCTGCCTTACGGCGAAATCCGTGAGCAGGACGAGGATTCGCCTACCCTTACCTTTAATGAAATAAACAGGCATATCTCCTGTATTGTTAAAACAAAGATTATTTCCAATAAATCTCCATGGCTTTATAATGTGAATCCCGGCGATATATTCAGTGTAGCTGTAAGTCACGGAGAAGGAAGGTTTATCGCGAAAGAGAATGCATTAAAAAGCCTTATTGAAAATAATCAGATTGCGACCCAATACGTAGACGACTGCGGAAAGGGAAGCTATGACATAAAGTTTAACCCTAACGGTTCAACAATGGCTATTGAAGGAATAACAAGCAAAGACGGAAGAATTTTCGGCAAAATGGGTCATACGGAACGCATAGGTAAAAATGTATATAAAAATGTTCATGGCAGCTATGACATGAAGGTTTTTCAAGCAGGAGTAAATTATTTCAAATAA
- a CDS encoding GTP-sensing pleiotropic transcriptional regulator CodY produces the protein MLNEVRELIDRLTELIQNTDNAKEILTGIAEELSRVLRASVVLVDEAGKVIISKPRESDFSLNIRRLQDGNYIDSQLNDQIKNIVEIKSDIELSELYIKNQAKNDLKSYVGMIAPFNSASKRIGSCIVYRDSKGFTSNEALILEVGSLMATVIAGYMRNEKNSENSRKSAIVKSAIDTLSYSELEAILYIFEELNGPEGLLVASKVADRVGITRSVIVNGLRKFESAGVIESRSLGMKGTYIKVLNDKLLEEIDKLRN, from the coding sequence ATGTTGAACGAAGTACGGGAGTTAATTGATCGACTAACGGAGTTAATACAAAATACTGATAACGCCAAAGAAATTTTAACGGGCATTGCCGAGGAGCTTAGTCGAGTATTAAGGGCGTCGGTAGTACTTGTAGATGAAGCGGGGAAAGTTATTATATCAAAGCCGAGAGAGTCAGATTTCAGTTTAAACATAAGACGGCTTCAAGACGGAAATTATATAGATTCTCAGCTGAACGACCAGATAAAAAACATCGTGGAAATCAAATCAGATATTGAGCTTAGCGAACTTTATATTAAAAACCAGGCGAAAAATGACCTTAAAAGCTATGTAGGCATGATAGCCCCCTTTAATAGCGCTTCCAAAAGAATAGGAAGCTGCATTGTTTACAGAGACAGCAAAGGCTTCACTTCAAATGAAGCTTTAATATTAGAGGTAGGCTCTCTTATGGCTACGGTTATTGCAGGCTATATGAGAAACGAAAAAAATAGTGAAAACAGCAGAAAAAGCGCTATTGTTAAAAGTGCAATAGATACCTTAAGCTATTCGGAGCTTGAAGCAATCCTTTATATATTTGAGGAGCTTAACGGGCCGGAAGGCCTTCTTGTGGCAAGCAAAGTTGCCGACAGGGTGGGTATTACCCGTTCCGTAATCGTAAATGGTTTAAGAAAATTCGAATCTGCAGGGGTCATAGAATCCCGTTCCCTTGGAATGAAGGGAACCTACATAAAGGTGCTTAACGATAAGCTTTTGGAAGAAATAGATAAGCTTAGAAATTAA
- the topA gene encoding type I DNA topoisomerase, with the protein MADNLVIVESPAKAKTLKKFLGSNYKIEASVGHVRDLPKSTIGIDFEDDYEPKYITIRGKGEVLAKLRKEVKSAKRVYLATDPDREGEAISWHLYNALKLDEKKTGRITFNEITKNAVKKSIKQAREIDMNLVNSQQARRILDRIVGYEISPLLWKKVKRRLSGGRVQSAALKMICDREEEIENFNPQEYYTISAELKAGKSEFTANFHSVENEKITLSDKAKTDEIINELKKSKFIVNEIKKGRRTRKPQPPFTTSTMQQEASKALGFATNKTMLTAQQLYEGVDVKGHGTIGLLTYIRTDSVRISDEAFLEAKSFIKENCGDEYAPPEKNVYKSRGRAQDAHEAIRPTYIDLGPEDIKDSLSKDQYKLYKLVWERFISSQMTEAVFETTTVKISAGKYNFRASGSKMVFDGFLFVYKQKNDEDKNIELPVMEENQELSVKDIEGTQHFTQPPSRFSDATLVKTLEELGIGRPSTYSAIITTLLNRGYVTKENKVFYTTELGEIVNEILADNFEEIVDIDFTAKIEEDLDKVEDGELEWKEIIRRFYPEFKSRIEDAEKKIGDISLEDEKSDVLCEKCGTNMVIKYGKYGKFLACPNFPDCRNTKPFFEEAGVQCPLCGGKVLIKKTKKGRKYYGCENNPQCGFMSWSKPTGESCPKCGSFLMEKGTKNKKVVCSNTECGFTKNIEADEE; encoded by the coding sequence ATGGCGGATAATTTAGTTATAGTAGAGTCGCCGGCAAAGGCGAAGACCCTTAAAAAGTTTCTTGGTTCAAATTATAAAATTGAGGCTAGTGTAGGGCATGTAAGAGATTTGCCTAAAAGCACCATAGGCATAGATTTTGAAGACGATTACGAGCCGAAGTATATTACCATCCGAGGAAAAGGAGAAGTTCTTGCCAAGCTTAGAAAAGAAGTTAAAAGCGCAAAGCGTGTCTATTTAGCAACTGACCCTGACCGCGAAGGGGAAGCCATAAGCTGGCATTTATATAATGCATTGAAGCTTGACGAAAAAAAGACAGGCCGCATCACATTTAATGAAATAACAAAAAATGCAGTTAAAAAATCCATAAAGCAGGCAAGGGAAATCGACATGAATCTTGTGAATTCCCAGCAGGCAAGGCGCATATTAGACAGAATCGTTGGCTATGAAATAAGCCCGCTTTTATGGAAAAAAGTGAAAAGGCGTTTAAGCGGAGGCCGTGTTCAGTCTGCGGCTTTAAAAATGATCTGTGATAGGGAGGAGGAAATTGAAAACTTTAATCCTCAGGAATATTACACCATAAGCGCAGAGCTTAAAGCAGGAAAGTCTGAATTTACGGCTAATTTTCATTCGGTAGAAAATGAAAAGATTACCCTTTCCGACAAGGCAAAGACAGACGAAATCATAAATGAGCTTAAAAAGAGCAAATTTATCGTAAATGAAATAAAAAAAGGCCGCAGAACAAGAAAACCTCAGCCGCCTTTTACAACTTCTACCATGCAGCAGGAGGCTTCCAAGGCCCTGGGTTTTGCCACCAATAAAACCATGCTTACTGCCCAGCAGCTTTATGAAGGGGTAGACGTAAAAGGCCATGGTACTATAGGGCTTTTAACCTATATACGTACAGACTCTGTAAGAATTTCCGATGAGGCATTTTTAGAGGCCAAAAGCTTTATTAAAGAAAACTGCGGGGACGAATATGCTCCTCCGGAAAAGAATGTTTATAAGTCAAGGGGAAGGGCCCAGGACGCTCATGAGGCCATAAGGCCTACTTATATAGATTTAGGCCCCGAAGACATAAAGGATTCATTATCAAAAGACCAATATAAGCTTTATAAGCTTGTTTGGGAAAGGTTTATATCCTCTCAGATGACAGAAGCGGTTTTTGAAACAACAACTGTGAAAATCAGCGCCGGAAAGTATAATTTCAGGGCATCGGGCTCTAAAATGGTTTTTGATGGGTTTCTATTTGTATACAAGCAGAAAAACGATGAAGATAAAAACATAGAGCTTCCTGTAATGGAAGAAAATCAGGAGCTTTCTGTTAAGGATATTGAGGGAACACAGCATTTTACCCAGCCCCCCTCAAGATTTTCAGACGCAACCTTAGTAAAAACCCTTGAAGAACTTGGCATAGGCAGGCCAAGTACCTATTCTGCAATTATAACCACGCTTTTAAACAGAGGTTATGTGACTAAAGAAAATAAAGTATTTTATACGACGGAACTCGGTGAAATCGTAAATGAAATACTTGCTGATAATTTTGAAGAAATTGTAGACATTGATTTTACTGCAAAAATAGAAGAAGACCTTGACAAGGTAGAAGACGGAGAACTTGAATGGAAGGAAATCATCAGAAGATTTTATCCTGAATTTAAGAGCCGTATCGAAGACGCCGAGAAAAAAATAGGAGATATTTCCCTGGAGGACGAAAAAAGTGACGTGCTCTGTGAAAAATGCGGCACCAATATGGTTATTAAATACGGAAAATACGGCAAGTTTCTTGCCTGCCCGAACTTTCCCGATTGCCGCAACACAAAGCCATTTTTTGAAGAAGCAGGGGTTCAATGTCCTTTATGCGGCGGAAAGGTACTCATAAAGAAAACGAAAAAAGGCCGTAAATATTATGGCTGTGAAAATAATCCCCAATGTGGATTTATGTCATGGAGCAAGCCTACAGGGGAAAGCTGTCCTAAATGCGGAAGCTTTCTTATGGAAAAGGGAACAAAAAATAAAAAAGTTGTCTGCTCCAATACGGAATGCGGCTTTACTAAAAATATCGAGGCCGATGAAGAATAG
- the dprA gene encoding DNA-processing protein DprA — MKNIYLLMEIFCDAEGIYNAKDTDFRKIGKIPAKVQEKLLALKKSLDINEVMDYMDRKNIDFISIYDAEYPELLKTIDNPPFGLFVIGHMPKDECIKISVVGTRRCSQYGRSAAYTLSRDLALKNAVIVSGLAEGIDAMAHKGALDAKGITLGVMACGVDICYPHENKNIYSSILERGAIVSEFPPRTEPKPWFFPMRNRIISGLSHGCLIVEAPLKSGSLITANYALDQGREVMAVPGNITSRLSAGSNMLIKEGAHLAASATDIFDCLGIIEDEKENTFIKSGNNELAPDEKLVYDCISLTPVTVDEIMHITNMRLPNIQYILIKLELMGIILKQPGQRFIRS; from the coding sequence GTGAAGAACATCTATCTTCTTATGGAGATTTTTTGTGATGCCGAAGGTATATACAATGCAAAAGACACTGACTTTAGAAAAATCGGGAAAATTCCGGCTAAAGTTCAAGAGAAACTTTTGGCGCTAAAAAAGAGTCTTGACATTAATGAAGTTATGGATTACATGGACAGAAAGAATATTGACTTTATAAGTATTTATGATGCCGAATACCCCGAACTCCTTAAAACTATTGACAATCCTCCTTTCGGCTTGTTTGTAATAGGGCATATGCCTAAAGATGAATGCATAAAAATAAGCGTAGTAGGCACAAGAAGATGCAGCCAATACGGCAGAAGTGCCGCCTACACCTTAAGCCGTGATCTAGCATTAAAAAATGCCGTTATTGTAAGCGGCTTAGCCGAAGGCATTGATGCCATGGCCCATAAGGGAGCTCTTGATGCAAAGGGGATAACTTTAGGCGTAATGGCCTGCGGTGTTGATATATGCTATCCTCATGAAAATAAAAACATCTATTCCTCTATACTTGAAAGGGGCGCTATAGTAAGCGAATTTCCGCCTAGAACAGAGCCTAAGCCATGGTTTTTCCCCATGAGAAACAGAATTATAAGCGGATTAAGTCACGGCTGCCTTATTGTTGAAGCCCCTTTAAAAAGCGGCTCTCTTATAACTGCAAATTATGCCCTTGATCAGGGCAGAGAGGTTATGGCTGTTCCCGGCAATATTACAAGCAGGCTAAGTGCAGGAAGCAATATGCTGATAAAAGAAGGGGCGCATCTTGCCGCTTCGGCAACGGATATTTTTGACTGCCTTGGAATAATTGAAGATGAAAAAGAGAATACCTTCATTAAAAGCGGTAATAATGAACTTGCACCTGATGAAAAATTAGTATATGATTGTATCAGTTTAACCCCTGTAACAGTTGATGAAATTATGCATATAACTAATATGAGGCTTCCGAATATACAATATATATTAATTAAGCTTGAGCTTATGGGAATTATCTTGAAGCAGCCGGGGCAGAGGTTTATTAGGTCATAG